A window of the Diabrotica undecimpunctata isolate CICGRU chromosome 1, icDiaUnde3, whole genome shotgun sequence genome harbors these coding sequences:
- the Fem-1 gene encoding protein fem-1 homolog B, with product MCTVKYEYIPDDHLINRIYFASKDGMSIALYTSIGEVDKNKVNELLNETVDDAGQRCTPLMIAAKKGHDKVVRSLLTNYEPNLEKEGIVRFDGYVIDGATALWCAAFAGHLSICKYLIKAGSDVNHGTKTDSTPLRAACFDGRLDIVQYLVHHKADINKANKYNNTCLMIASFKGHLEVVKYLLENGANPNERALCGGTALHFAAESDHVKVVKELLKYDAIFSTNEAGLTPIKSAAEKTKEKVVEFLISREDITVEDRIEALELLGASFANDKENYDITKAYKYMLLSMKLRYSDPDNPIKKKIIKPIAAYENWIECQTVQDLLAISENHNSLHMEALTIRERILGTQNVEVPYSVIYRGAVFADNARFDRCIELWLHALRLHKKTDVSITKDLLRFAQVFCQMIHVGVTLPYNYLDEVLGSAIEEFVKNREKLNKPATHDGHDVITDNIENNITTILYLLTIITKTMKNFSEEIKHDMEKLVFSINRLNMTLRNGQSLLHLACSSDTPVDDFHITDICKFPCKETTKLLLQCGANVNAMDNERNTPLHIIVQYNKAVSDFITMHSIITDLIENGAHLDCVNKYNETPLDISATGVAEIILKTQMKISLRCIAANAIKAYALTYRGQVPEALESFIELHGSGVKRKNK from the exons ACGGTGGACGATGCTGGGCAACGATGTACTCCTCTTATGATAGCCGCAAAGAAAGGACATGATAAAGTTGTGAGATCGCTTTTAACAAACTATGAACCTAATTTGGAAAAGGAGGGTATTGTTAGATTTGACGGATATGTTATAGATGGTGCTACTGCATTATGGTGTGCTGCCTTCGCAG GTCATctaagtatttgtaaatatttaataaaagccGGTTCCGACGTAAACCACGGAACTAAAACTGATTCTACACCTCTCCGTGCCGCTTGCTTCGATGGCCGATTAGACATTGTGCAATATCTAGTACACCACAAGGCTGATATTAATAAAGCTAATAAATATAATAACACGTGTTTGATGATAGCTTCTTTCAAGGGACATTTAGAAGTA gtaaaatatttattagaaaatggTGCTAACCCCAACGAAAGAGCTCTTTGCGGCGGCACAGCTCTTCATTTTGCTGCTGAATCGGATCACGTCAAAGTTGTTAAAGAATTACTTAAGTACGATGCTATATTCTCAACAAACGAAGCCGGATTGACGCCCATTAAATCAGCTGCAGAGAAAACTAAAGAGAAGGTAGTGGAATTTTTAATTAGTAGGGAAGATATAACAGTGGAAGATAGAATTGAGGCGCTAGAACTATTAGGTGCGTCATTTGCTAACGATAAAGAAAACTACGATATTACTAAAGCCTACAAATATATGCTTTTATCTATGAAACTTAG GTACAGTGATCCAGATAATCCTATAAAAAAGAAGATCATAAAACCTATTGCTGCATATGAAAATTGGATCGAATGTCAGACAGTTCAAGATCTATTGGCAATAAGTGAAAATCACAACAGTCTTCATATGGAAGCACTCACAATTCGCGAACGGATACTGGGTACTCAAAACGTGGAAGTACCGTATTCCGTAATATATAGAGGAGCCGTTTTTGCTGATAATGCTCGTTTCGATAGATGTATTGAGTTGTGGTTACATGCTCTACGATTACATAAAAAGACCGATGTTTCAATAACAAAAGATCTATTACGATTTGCGCAGGTATTTTGTCAGATGATACACGTTGGTGTTACTTTGCCATATAATTACTTGGACGAGGTTCTTGGTTCCGCAATCGAAGAATTCGTTAAAAATAGAGAGAAGCTAAACAAACCAGCAACACATGATGGTCATGATGTGATCACG GACAACATTGAAAACAACATTACGACGATATTGTATTTACTTACAATAATAACTAAAACTATGAAGAATTTTTCAGAAGAAATAAAACATGACATGGAAAAGCTCGTCTTTAGTATAAACCGTTTAAATATGACATTACGCAATGGACAGTCTCTTCTACATTTGGCCTGTAGTTCAGATACTCCTGTTGATGATTTTCATATAACAGATATTTGCAA GTTTCCTTGCAAAGAAACAACAAAGTTGTTACTTCAATGTGGCGCTAACGTAAATGCCATGGATAATGAAAGAAATACTCCACTTCACATAATTGTACAATACAACAAGGCTGTGTCTGATTTTATCACAATGCACTCGATTATTACAGATCTGATTGAAAACGGCGCACATTTGGACTGCGTCAATAAATATAATGAAACGCCATTGGATATTTCTGCTACAG gAGTTGCAGAGATAATCTTAAAAACCCAAATGAAAATCAGTTTACGATGTATTGCAGCCAACGCTATTAAAGCGTATGCTCTTACTTATAGGGGGCAGGTACCCGAAGCTTTAGAATCCTTCATTGAACTACATGGCTCAGGAGTTAAGAGGAAGAATAAGTAA